One window of the Eucalyptus grandis isolate ANBG69807.140 chromosome 6, ASM1654582v1, whole genome shotgun sequence genome contains the following:
- the LOC104451485 gene encoding LOW QUALITY PROTEIN: G-type lectin S-receptor-like serine/threonine-protein kinase At4g27290 (The sequence of the model RefSeq protein was modified relative to this genomic sequence to represent the inferred CDS: inserted 2 bases in 1 codon), whose protein sequence is MALEKVPYSPFFYSVYVMFMLNLVIASDTLSPGQSIKDGEXLVSSGQSFELGFFTPENSKYRYLGIWYKFSPEKVVWVANRNNPLTDSNGVLTFSDEGNLFVLNRSKSIIWSSNSFRVLRNPVAQLLDSGNLVVSENTTSHSGEWSWESFDYPTDTLLAGMRLGWSLKIGFERHLTSWKSTDDPSSGDYTFGINVNGLPQNEVRKRGSTKTFRIGPWNGLRFMGTPAPESTLFNPRFVYNETDVYFEFESSRDDIITIITLNQSGLIQRLLRKKESSTWDVMTSKPRDPCDNYGQCGANSFCKNNRDPRCQCLQGFVPKSQEEWQLFNSTSGCIRKARLNCSQEPSFLKNSMLNLPDLINFWLNKNMSLDECKVECLKNCSCTAYANSDVRGGGSGCLMWFGDLFDIREFEQDNYVQNLYIKLSASELDSIKSPVNKTKLLTVTVASVISGLLVAAIALSIVWKSRTKRRGLQSQKEDIDLPLYDFSTIAVATRHFSQTNMIGAGGFGSVYKGNLSMGQEIAVKRLSKGSRQGLEEFMNEVLLIAKLQHKNLVGLLGCCIEGEERMLIYEYMPNKSLDYFIFDDDRSFLLAWKSRFDIVLGIARGLLYLHQDSKLQVIHRDLKTSNILLDADLNPKISDFGLARIFGGNEREARTRRIIGTYGYMSPEYAFDGKFSVKSDVFSLGVVLLEVVSGKRNRGFCHPDHEHNLLAHVSMVWLSKLMFFSDA, encoded by the exons ATGGCATTGGAAAAGGTTCCATATTCCCCCTTCTTTTACTCTGTTTATGTCATGTTTATGCTGAACTTGGTGATCGCATCCGATACCTTAAGTCCAGGTCAGTCCATTAAAGATGGAGA ATTGGTCTCTTCAGGCCAAAGCTTTGAGCTTGGGTTCTTCACTCCAGAAAACTCCAAGTACAGGTACTTGGGGATATGGTACAAATTCAGTCCTGAAAAAGTCGTTTGGGTTGCCAACCGAAACAACCCGCTCACTGATTCAAATGGTGTTCTTACATTTAGCGATGAGGGGAATCTATTTGTTCTCAACCGATCAAAGAGCATCATCTGGTCTTCAAATTCATTCAGGGTTTTAAGAAACCCAGTCGCACAGTTGTTGGATTCTGGTAACCTTGTCGTTTCAGAGAATACAACTTCACATTCTGGTGAATGGTCATGGGAGAGCTTTGACTATCCAACTGACACCCTTTTAGCTGGTATGCGATTGGGATGGAGCCTCAAAATCGGTTTCGAAAGGCATCTGACTTCTTGGAAAAGCACGGATGATCCTTCCTCTGGAGACTATACCTTTGGAATAAATGTTAATGGTTTGCCCCAAAATGAAGTGCGCAAAAGAGGCTCCACAAAAACATTTCGAATAGGGCCATGGAATGGACTCCGCTTCATGGGAACTCCAGCGCCTGAGAGTACCCTTTTCAATCCGAGGTTTGTTTACAATGAAACAGATgtatattttgagtttgaatcttCAAGGGATGATATCATCACCATAATCACGTTGAATCAATCTGGTCTTATTCAACGTCTTctaaggaagaaagagagcTCCACATGGGATGTCATGACCTCAAAACCCCGCGATCCATGTGATAACTATGGGCAGTGTGGTGCTAATAGTTTCTGCAAAAATAACAGAGACCCTAGATGCCAGTGCTTGCAGGGATTCGTGCCCAAATCCCAAGAAGAGTGGCAGTTATTTAATTCAACCAGTGGGTGCATTAGGAAAGCTCGGTTGAATTGCTCTCAAGAACCGAGCTTTCTGAAAAATTCGATGCTGAATCTGCCCGATCTGATAAACTTCTGGTTAAACAAGAACATGAGCCTCGACGAGTGCAAGGTGGAGTGTCTAAAAAACTGTTCTTGTACGGCCTATGCTAATTCAGATGttagaggaggaggaagtggctGTTTGATGTGGTTCGGTGATCTCTTTGATATAAGAGAATTTGAACAAGACAACTATGTACAAAATCTCTACATAAAATTATCTGCTTCTGAGCTAG ATTCCATCAAAAGCCCCGTCAATAAGACAAAACTGTTGACCGTCACGGTGGCTTCGGTCATTTCTGGATTGCTTGTAGCAGCTATAGCATTGAGTATTGTGTGGAAGAGCAGAACGAAAAGAAGAG GCTTACAGAGTCAGAAGGAAGACATTGATTTACCATTATATGATTTTTCGACCATTGCCGTTGCTACAAGACATTTCTCACAGACCAACATGATTGGAGCGGGTGGCTTTGGTTCAGTCTACAAG GGAAATCTCTCCATGGGTCAAGAAATAGCGGTGAAGAGGCTGTCGAAAGGTTCGAGACAAGGCCTTGAAGAATTTATGAATGAAGTACTCCTAATTGCCAAACTTCAGCATAAGAATCTTGTCGGACTTCTTGGTTGTTGcattgagggagaagaaagaatgttaatatATGAGTATATGCCAAATAAAAGCTTGGATTATTTCATATTCG ATGATGACAGAAGCTTCTTGTTAGCATGGAAAAGTCGCTTCGACATAGTTTTAGGAATTGCGAGAGGACTTCTTTATCTTCATCAAGATTCAAAACTGCAAGTCATTCACAGAGATCTCAAAACAAGTAATATTTTGTTGGATGCAGACCTCAATCCTAAAATCTCAGACTTTGGCCTTGCAAGAATCTTTGGAGGCAATGAAAGAGAAGCAAGAACGAGAAGAATCATTGGTACCTA CGGCTACATGTCTCCCGAATATGCTTTTGATGGAAAATTCTCTGTGAAATCCGATGTTTTTAGCCTTGGTGTAGTTTTGCTAGAGGTAGTAAGTGGCAAAAGGAACAGAGGGTTCTGCCATCCTGATCATGAACACAACCTTCTTGCGCATGTAAGTATGGTATGGTTGTCCAAACTCATGTTTTTTAGTGATGCTTAA
- the LOC104451486 gene encoding LOW QUALITY PROTEIN: receptor-like serine/threonine-protein kinase SD1-8 (The sequence of the model RefSeq protein was modified relative to this genomic sequence to represent the inferred CDS: inserted 2 bases in 1 codon), translating into METPTLFICLYIICLSVFGLSTAADTLSSGHSMKDGEKLISTGQSFELRFFSPGNSQKKYFGMWYKITPETVVGVANRDNPLTDSHGFLTFSDDGDLVLVNQSKSIVWSSNVSRALKNPVAQLLDTGNLVLRENTSLNSDDYSSQSFDHPSDTLLPGTKLGWDLKIGLERHLTSWKSIDDPSSGDYTYRLNIQGLPRLELISLGSSKKYRTGPWNGIQFSGAPISSNAVTKLVFFYGENEIYLEVEARKSEFIPRVFTMNHSGLLQFHVASKRSKAWNIMYSVPNDPCEAYGTCGASICKISRAAICDCLKGYKPKSPEEWDLNWSGGCTRKTLNGSKEEGFLKLAIVKLPDLLDFWLNNNMSLKECEDECLKNRSCTAYANSDVRGGGSGCLLWFGSLIDIEEYKEGDYGQTLYIRLPLSELAMVYFHCIRNCRIKSKGQYNWFYECWKIKEEDVDLPLFDLATIVKATDGFSEDNLIGAGGFGPVYKGNLFAGQEVAVRDCREIQDKVLKNHERCLLLDWEKRFDIIIGIARGLLYLHHDSKLQVIHRDLKASNILLDGSLSPRISDFGLARIFACDEKEAKTENXIGTYGYMSPEYAFDGKLSMKSDVFSFGVLLLEISSSKRNRGFCHLNHHHNLLGHAWLLWSEDRAMELIDGCLYDLVEPQVRRCIHVGLLCVQKFPNDRPATSSVVAMLGNESGSLPQPTQPGFFMKRGSMDFSATMRHEELHTVNAVTVTTLDGR; encoded by the exons ATGGAAACACCGACTTTGTTCATCTGCCTTTACATTATCTGCCTGTCAGTCTTTGGCTTATCGACTGCGGCTGACACATTAAGTTCAGGCCATTCTATGAAAGATGGAGAGAAATTGATCTCTACTGGCCAAAGCTTTGAGCTCCGCTTCTTCTCTCCTGGCAACTCCCAGAAGAAGTACTTCGGCATGTGGTACAAGATCACTCCAGAAACAGTTGTTGGGGTTGCCAACAGGGACAATCCACTCACTGATTCACATGGATTTCTCACGTTTAGCGATGATGGAGATCTAGTTCTTGTCAACCAATCGAAAAGCATTGTCTGGTCTTCAAATGTGTCCAGGGCTCTGAAAAATCCCGTTGCACAGCTCTTAGACACTGGAAATCTTGTTCTCAGAGAGAATACCAGTCTGAATTCTGATGACTACTCATCGCAGAGTTTTGATCATCCGTCTGACACACTACTACCAGGTACGAAATTAGGATGGGACTTGAAAATCGGTCTAGAAAGGCATCTGACTTCTTGGAAAAGCATAGATGATCCTTCCTCTGGAGATTATACTTACAGGTTGAACATTCAAGGGTTGCCTCGATTGGAACTCATCAGCTTAGGATCCAGCAAGAAATATCGGACAGGACCGTGGAATGGCATACAGTTCAGTGGTGCACCAATTAGCTCAAATGCAGTTACCAAGCTAGTGTTCTTCTATGGTGAAAATGAGATCTATTTGGAAGTAGAAGCCAGAAAAAGCGAATTTATCCCTAGAGTATTTACAATGAACCATTCTGGGTTGCTCCAGTTCCATGTTGCCAGTAAAAGAAGCAAAGCCTGGAATATCATGTACTCAGTGCCCAACGATCCATGTGAGGCTTACGGTACTTGCGGAGCCAGTATCTGTAAAATTAGCAGAGCTGCAATATGTGATTGCTTAAAGGGATACAAACCAAAGTCTCCAGAAGAATGGGATCTTAATTGGTCTGGTGGATGCACGAGAAAAACACTAAATGGTTCGAAGGAAGAAGGGTTCCTCAAACTTGCAATAGTGAAACTTCCCGACCTGTTAGATTTCTGGTTGAACAATAACATGAGCCTCAAGGAATGTGAAGACGAGTGCTTAAAGAACCGTTCATGTACAGCTTATGCTAATTCAGATGTTAGAGGAGGAGGTAGCGGCTGTCTCCTGTGGTTTGGAAGCCTAATTGACATTGAGGAGTACAAAGAAGGCGACTATGGGCAAACTCTATACATACGCCTACCATTATCTGAACTAG CCATGGTGTACTTCCATTGTATCCGGAATTGCCGAATAAAGAGCAAAGGTCAGTACAACTGGTTCTATGAAT GTTGGAAAATCAAGGAGGAAGATGTTGATTTGCCACTTTTTGATCTGGCTACCATCGTTAAAGCTACGGACGGCTTTTCTGAGGATAATCTTATTGGAGCTGGTGGCTTTGGCCCCGTTTACAAG GGCAATCTTTTCGCAGGACAAGAAGTAGCAGTAAGAGACTGTCGAGAAATTCAGGACAAGGTCTTGAAGA ATCATGAAAGATGCTTATTGTTAGACTGGGAAAAACGTTTTGACATTATCATTGGGATTGCGAGAGGTCTTCTCTATCTGCACCATGATTCAAAACTTCAAGTAATTCACCGGGATCTCAAAGCTAGCAACATTTTATTGGATGGAAGCCTAAGCCCTAGAATCTCGGACTTTGGGTTGGCGAGAATTTTTGCATGTGATGAGAAAGAAGCAAAGACAGAGAA CATCGGAACTTA TGGCTATATGTCCCCTGAGTATGCCTTCGATGGAAAATTATCTATGAAATCTGATGTCTTTAGCTTTGGTGTGCTTTTGTTAGAGATTTCAAGCagcaaaagaaacagaggatTCTGCCACCTAAATCATCACCATAACCTTCTTGGACAT gcATGGTTGCTATGGAGTGAAGACAGAGCCATGGAACTCATTGATGGGTGCCTGTATGATTTGGTGGAACCTCAAGTACGGAGATGTATCCATGTTGGCTTGTTATGCGTGCAGAAGTTCCCAAATGACAGACCAGCGACGTCCTCTGTAGTGGCCATGTTAGGCAATGAAAGTGGAAGCTTGCCTCAACCTACGCAGCctggtttcttcatgaaaagagGTTCAATGGACTTTAGCGCAACCATGAGGCATGAAGAACTCCATACTGTCAATGCAGTCACAGTGACGACGTTGGATGGTCGATAG
- the LOC104451487 gene encoding G-type lectin S-receptor-like serine/threonine-protein kinase SD1-1 — translation MVIAILMSAIAALFLSAMAYCHQIQNRRIKSKGWKIKEEDVDLPLFDLATIVNATNGFSEDSLIGAGEFGPVYKGNLFTGQEVAVKRLSRDSRHGLEEFKNETILIAKLQHRNLVGLLGCCMERDERILVYEYMQNKSLDYFIFDREKCLLLDWEKRFDITIGIARGLLYLHHDCRLQVIHRDLKACNILLDGSLSPRI, via the exons atggTCATCGCCATACTGATGTCAGCTATTGCTGCTTTGTTTCTCTCAGCCATGGCGTACTGTCATCAAATCCAGAATCGCAGAATAAAGAGCAAAG GTTGGAAAATCAAGGAGGAAGATGTTGATTTGCCACTTTTTGACTTGGCTACCATTGTTAATGCTACGAACGGTTTTTCTGAGGATAGTCTGATTGGAGCTGGTGAATTTGGTCCAGTTTACAAG GGCAATCTTTTTACCGGACAAGAAGTAGCAGTGAAGAGACTGTCAAGAGATTCAAGACATGGTCTTGAAGAGTTCAAGAATGAAACAATTCTCATAGCCAAACTTCAACACCGGAATCTTGTGGGGCTTCTAGGCTGTTGCATGGAGAGGGACGAAAGGATTTTGGTCTATGAGTACATGCAAAACAAGAGCTTGGATTATTTTATCTTTG ATCGTGAAAAATGCTTACTGTTAGACTGGGAAAAACGTTTTGACATCACCATTGGGATTGCGAGAGGTCTTCTCTATCTACACCATGATTGTAGACTTCAAGTAATTCACCGTGATCTCAAAGCTTGCAACATTTTACTGGATGGCAGCCTAAGCCCCAGAATCTAG